Proteins co-encoded in one Aerococcaceae bacterium DSM 111021 genomic window:
- a CDS encoding 50S ribosomal protein L28 — protein MAKECYFTGRKTRSGNNRSHAMNASKRSFGANLQKVRIMVDGEPKKVWVSARALKSGKVERV, from the coding sequence ATGGCTAAAGAATGTTACTTTACAGGACGTAAAACAAGATCTGGTAACAATCGTTCGCACGCAATGAACGCAAGCAAACGTAGTTTTGGTGCTAACTTACAAAAAGTACGCATCATGGTAGACGGCGAGCCTAAGAAAGTTTGGGTTTCTGCACGTGCATTAAAATCAGGTAAAGTTGAACGTGTTTAA
- a CDS encoding DAK2 domain-containing protein has translation MELTKLTAPEFQSMIIAGADRLTKNVDLINSLNVFPVPDGDTGTNMNMSFISGVEKLKENSSKHVGESSTALAKGLLMGARGNSGVILSQIFRGFSKAIEDQENVDSKYFVKAFAGGVESAYKAVMKPVEGTILTVARESALAGERAAKNTTDIIEIMRAIVKGASIALDKTTEMLPVLKQVGVVDSGGKGLLCIYEGFLSSLTGEVIISEDHSKKSDAHSHAVFEETNEHPMSMDDITYGYCTEIMVHIGHGPTVEREFDYDEFRNILNEKGDSLLVVSDEEIAKVHIHTENPGEIMQLGQEFGELIKIKVDNMREQVRELENANEALSHQQTAAVTNKDYAVIAVAAGEGMTEMLKSIGIDVVLSGGQTMNPSTQDFVQAMEATPAERYILLPNNKNIIMAAQQAVEVIEKPAVVVPTRTVPEGISAIFAFDAEATIEDNQSAMNENIKMVSTGQITYAIRDTNLDGVEILKDEFMGIVDGKIILSEPAVDRALFNTLDNMINDESEIVTIFIGDGGKEELVDQIINELEETYADVDFEVIQGDQPVYEYIMSVE, from the coding sequence TTGGAACTTACTAAGTTAACGGCACCAGAATTTCAATCAATGATTATCGCTGGAGCAGATCGTTTAACAAAGAATGTTGACTTAATCAATTCACTTAATGTATTCCCTGTACCAGATGGAGATACAGGAACGAATATGAATATGTCATTTATTTCGGGTGTCGAAAAATTAAAAGAGAATTCTTCTAAACATGTTGGAGAATCAAGTACAGCATTAGCCAAAGGATTATTGATGGGTGCTCGAGGAAACTCAGGGGTTATCTTGTCACAGATATTCCGCGGCTTTTCTAAAGCGATTGAAGATCAAGAGAATGTTGATTCAAAATACTTTGTAAAAGCATTTGCTGGTGGAGTAGAATCAGCTTATAAAGCAGTAATGAAACCTGTTGAAGGTACTATTTTAACAGTTGCTCGTGAATCAGCTTTAGCTGGTGAAAGAGCAGCAAAAAATACGACTGACATAATTGAAATTATGCGTGCAATCGTAAAAGGAGCAAGTATTGCTCTTGATAAAACAACAGAGATGTTACCTGTACTTAAACAGGTTGGTGTAGTTGATAGTGGAGGGAAAGGTTTACTCTGTATATATGAAGGTTTCCTTTCAAGCTTAACAGGTGAAGTAATCATTTCTGAAGACCATTCTAAGAAGTCAGATGCGCACTCTCACGCAGTGTTTGAAGAGACAAACGAACACCCAATGTCGATGGATGATATTACTTACGGTTACTGTACTGAAATCATGGTTCACATTGGACACGGTCCAACTGTTGAAAGAGAGTTTGACTATGATGAGTTCCGTAATATCTTAAATGAAAAAGGTGACTCATTATTAGTTGTTTCTGATGAAGAAATAGCTAAAGTGCATATTCACACGGAAAATCCAGGTGAAATTATGCAGTTAGGTCAAGAATTTGGTGAGTTAATTAAGATCAAGGTTGATAATATGCGTGAACAGGTCCGTGAATTAGAAAATGCTAATGAAGCATTGTCTCACCAACAAACTGCAGCTGTAACGAATAAAGATTATGCAGTTATTGCAGTTGCTGCCGGTGAAGGAATGACTGAAATGCTGAAATCAATTGGTATTGATGTTGTTCTATCGGGTGGTCAGACAATGAATCCATCAACGCAAGATTTTGTTCAAGCGATGGAAGCTACACCTGCAGAACGTTATATTTTATTACCTAATAACAAAAACATTATAATGGCTGCTCAACAAGCGGTAGAAGTTATTGAAAAACCAGCTGTAGTTGTTCCGACAAGAACCGTACCTGAAGGAATCAGTGCAATATTTGCATTTGACGCTGAAGCTACTATAGAGGATAACCAATCAGCAATGAATGAAAACATCAAAATGGTTTCTACTGGTCAAATTACGTATGCTATTCGTGATACTAATCTTGATGGTGTTGAAATACTTAAAGATGAATTCATGGGTATTGTAGACGGGAAAATTATTTTATCTGAACCAGCTGTAGATCGTGCTTTATTTAATACATTAGATAATATGATTAATGATGAGAGCGAAATAGT
- a CDS encoding Asp23/Gls24 family envelope stress response protein: MAINIPTPNGQITLSNEVIATVVGAAVTDNYGVVGMVSKSFFRDNIIEILRRENFAKGVVLSQNGNQVAVDVYILVSYGTKISVICQNIQETVKYNVERLLGFTLDFVNVHVQGVKVD; this comes from the coding sequence ATGGCAATAAATATTCCAACCCCAAATGGACAAATCACATTAAGCAACGAAGTTATCGCAACAGTTGTAGGTGCAGCAGTTACCGATAATTACGGTGTCGTAGGGATGGTAAGTAAAAGTTTCTTTCGTGATAATATAATAGAGATTTTACGTAGAGAGAATTTTGCCAAAGGTGTAGTTCTTTCCCAAAATGGTAATCAAGTTGCAGTTGATGTATATATACTTGTATCTTATGGAACAAAAATATCCGTTATCTGCCAAAATATTCAAGAAACAGTAAAATATAATGTCGAACGTTTACTAGGCTTCACACTAGATTTTGTGAATGTTCACGTTCAAGGAGTAAAAGTTGACTAA
- a CDS encoding ribulose-phosphate 3-epimerase translates to MRVAPSILSADFSKLGDDLLDIVEHGADYIHIDMMDGNFVPNISFGPMVMKSIRHLTDKTFDCHLMIDEPERYIDFVAESGADIISVHVEATNHIHRVIQQIKQTGTKAGVVINPGTPVEAIKSVLSDVDLVLVMTVNPGFGGQTFIPSSLNKIKQLKELRSEFNYHYEIEVDGGINDDTGQKCIEAGADVLVAGSYIFNHNNRKEAIDSLRN, encoded by the coding sequence ATGAGAGTAGCACCATCAATTTTAAGTGCAGATTTTAGCAAATTAGGCGATGATTTGTTGGATATTGTGGAACATGGCGCAGATTATATTCATATTGATATGATGGATGGTAATTTCGTGCCGAATATTTCGTTTGGACCTATGGTTATGAAATCAATTCGCCATTTAACAGATAAGACATTTGATTGTCATTTGATGATCGATGAGCCAGAACGTTACATTGATTTTGTTGCAGAATCTGGAGCTGATATTATTTCGGTTCATGTAGAAGCAACCAATCATATTCATCGAGTGATTCAACAAATCAAACAAACTGGTACTAAAGCAGGAGTTGTTATTAATCCTGGAACACCTGTAGAAGCGATAAAGTCAGTTTTATCTGACGTTGACTTAGTATTAGTCATGACGGTAAACCCAGGATTTGGTGGGCAAACGTTTATACCGTCTAGTTTAAACAAGATTAAGCAATTAAAGGAATTACGTAGTGAGTTTAATTATCATTATGAGATTGAAGTAGATGGTGGCATTAATGACGATACAGGTCAAAAATGCATAGAAGCAGGAGCTGATGTACTGGTCGCAGGTTCTTATATCTTCAATCATAATAATCGTAAGGAAGCTATAGATTCGTTAAGAAATTAA
- a CDS encoding thiamine diphosphokinase: protein MQNVENQKVVVCGGAANPALKEIPKYVQQNKTYYIGVDAGSLQLIKAGYQLDYAVGDFDSVTEEEFQLIKENTSQIIKHPAQKDDTDMELALEIVQSKYPGIDCFIFGGIGETKGRLDHMLANIWMVYQPRFKQSVSQIKFIEKDHVFQFYFAGLHTISADTLMPDYLSIITLTAVKELSIENAIYNLEPTDIPYPRALISNEFIDENHPVIISFKEGLVLVLRVNER, encoded by the coding sequence ATGCAGAATGTAGAAAATCAAAAGGTTGTTGTATGTGGAGGCGCTGCTAACCCAGCGTTAAAAGAGATACCAAAATATGTTCAACAGAATAAAACGTATTATATTGGTGTAGATGCTGGTAGTTTGCAATTAATTAAAGCAGGCTATCAATTAGATTATGCCGTGGGTGACTTTGATTCCGTAACTGAAGAGGAGTTTCAACTAATTAAAGAAAATACCAGTCAAATTATTAAACATCCAGCACAAAAAGATGATACTGATATGGAATTAGCTTTAGAAATCGTTCAATCTAAGTATCCTGGTATAGACTGTTTCATCTTTGGAGGAATCGGAGAAACCAAAGGGCGATTAGATCATATGCTAGCGAATATTTGGATGGTTTATCAGCCAAGATTCAAACAAAGTGTCAGTCAAATAAAATTCATCGAGAAAGATCATGTTTTTCAGTTTTATTTTGCTGGACTACATACAATTAGTGCTGATACGTTGATGCCAGACTACTTATCAATTATAACTTTAACAGCGGTCAAAGAATTGAGTATTGAGAATGCTATTTATAATTTAGAGCCGACAGACATACCATATCCGCGGGCACTAATTAGTAATGAGTTTATTGACGAAAATCATCCAGTTATAATCTCATTTAAAGAAGGGCTTGTCTTAGTTTTAAGAGTAAATGAGAGATAG
- the rsgA gene encoding ribosome small subunit-dependent GTPase A: MQKKKGVIYQSISGFYYVWSENKSFATKPKGLFRHKNEKPLVGDEVIIEIDVNDSQSESRLIEILPRENELVRPSISNVDYSMIVTSLVEPDFSYNLLDYFLVSIESNHIEPIILLSKYDLLVEALGQEKADEKVNNIKKVYSPAGYTVVTLNNDDSDIEKIKNLIENGLYVIMGQSGVGKSTLLNLLLPEANIETGIISEALNRGKHTTREVTLYPFNNGFLADTPGFSAIDFPDIEKSDLRFYFPEITQAGEACKFRSCLHLNEPGCNVKNEVENGVIAESRYNNYVQIVERIEQRKPIYKKKK, encoded by the coding sequence ATGCAAAAGAAAAAAGGTGTTATATATCAATCAATTAGTGGGTTTTATTATGTCTGGTCAGAGAATAAAAGCTTTGCAACAAAACCAAAAGGCTTGTTCAGACACAAAAATGAAAAACCATTAGTGGGTGACGAAGTAATCATTGAAATTGACGTAAATGATAGTCAATCTGAAAGTCGTCTCATTGAAATATTACCAAGAGAAAATGAGTTAGTTAGACCGAGCATTTCAAATGTAGATTATTCTATGATTGTAACGTCCTTAGTGGAACCAGATTTTTCGTATAATTTATTAGATTATTTCCTTGTATCGATTGAGTCTAATCATATCGAGCCGATAATTCTATTATCGAAATATGATTTATTAGTTGAAGCTTTGGGGCAAGAAAAAGCAGATGAAAAAGTTAACAATATAAAAAAAGTTTACTCACCAGCTGGGTATACAGTTGTTACTTTAAATAACGATGATTCAGACATAGAGAAAATCAAAAATCTTATAGAAAATGGCTTGTACGTAATAATGGGTCAATCCGGAGTTGGGAAATCAACTTTGCTAAACTTATTATTACCTGAAGCTAATATTGAGACAGGCATTATAAGTGAAGCACTAAATCGAGGGAAACATACGACAAGAGAAGTTACATTATACCCATTCAACAATGGATTTTTAGCCGATACACCAGGATTCAGTGCAATTGATTTCCCGGATATTGAAAAATCAGATTTAAGATTCTATTTTCCAGAGATAACACAAGCAGGGGAGGCCTGTAAATTTCGCTCTTGCTTGCATTTAAATGAACCGGGTTGTAATGTTAAGAATGAAGTTGAAAATGGTGTGATTGCAGAAAGTCGTTATAATAATTATGTACAAATAGTAGAGCGAATTGAGCAAAGAAAACCCATTTATAAAAAGAAAAAATAA